From the Musa acuminata AAA Group cultivar baxijiao chromosome BXJ3-7, Cavendish_Baxijiao_AAA, whole genome shotgun sequence genome, one window contains:
- the LOC103992038 gene encoding serine/threonine protein phosphatase 2A 57 kDa regulatory subunit B' alpha isoform isoform X2, with amino-acid sequence MLNKIMKRANRKGPKAEVAAEPPPASAPASSSVTVNHASRTAVPSPGGTANLLPTGAAAPQIESLPLFRDVPVPERQSLFLRKLQICAVVFDFSDTLRSAREKEVKRQTLSELVDFVQSGSGRLAEPVQEQLIRTVAINIFRCLPPASHENTGSEAADPEEEDPYLDPAWPHLQLVYELLLRFVISSDTDTKVAKRYIDHTFVLRILDLFDSEDPREREYLKTILHRIYGKFMIHRPFIRKAINNIFYRFIFETQRHSGIGELLEILGSIINGFALPMKEEHKLFLVRALIPLHKPKLVGMYHQQLSYCIVQFVEKDYKLADTVVRGLLKYWPVINCQKEVLFLGELEEVLEVTQPVEFQRCMVPLFKQIARCLSSSHFQADYRLLNGRYSSGTMII; translated from the coding sequence ATGTTGAACAAGATCATGAAACGGGCCAACCGCAAGGGCCCCAAAGCGGAGGTCGCCGCTGAGCCCCCACCCGCCTCCGCCCCCGCCTCCTCCTCCGTCACCGTCAACCACGCCTCCCGCACGGCCGTCCCCTCCCCCGGAGGCACCGCCAACCTCCTCCCCACCGGCGCTGCCGCCCCACAGATCGAATCCCTCCCGCTCTTCCGCGACGTGCCTGTCCCTGAGCGGCAGTCGCTCTTCCTCCGCAAGCTCCAGATCTGCGCCGTGGTCTTCGACTTCTCCGACACGCTCAGGTCGGCCCGGGAGAAGGAGGTGAAGCGGCAGACCCTCTCGGAGCTCGTCGACTTCGTGCAGTCAGGCTCCGGCCGTCTCGCTGAGCCTGTCCAGGAGCAGCTTATCCGCACCGTCGCCATTAACATATTCCGCTGCCTTCCCCCGGCCTCCCATGAGAACACCGGCTCCGAGGCTGCCGATCCCGAGGAGGAGGACCCCTACCTCGATCCTGCCTGGCCTCACCTCCAGCTCGTCTACGAGCTCCTCCTCCGCTTTGTCATCTCCTCCGACACCGATACCAAGGTCGCCAAGCGCTACATCGACCACACCTTCGTGCTCCGCATTCTCGACCTCTTTGATTCGGAGGACCCCCGCGAGCGCGAGTACCTTAAGACCATCCTCCACCGCATCTACGGCAAGTTCATGATCCATCGCCCTTTCATCCGCAAAGCCATCAACAATATCTTCTACAGATTCATCTTCGAGACTCAGCGACACAGTGGCATTGGCGAGCTGCTGGAGATCCTTGGGAGTATTATTAATGGATTCGCTCTGCCGATGAAAGAGGAGCACAAGTTGTTTCTTGTCCGGGCCCTCATACCGTTGCACAAACCAAAGTTAGTGGGGATGTACCACCAGCAGCTCTCCTACTGCATTGTGCAGTTCGTCGAGAAGGATTACAAGCTAGCTGATACAGTCGTTAGGGGGCTCTTGAAGTACTGGCCTGTAATTAATTGTCAGAAGGAGGTGTTATTCCTTGGTGAATTGGAGGAGGTGCTGGAGGTGACGCAACCTGTGGAGTTTCAGCGGTGCATGGTTCCCTTGTTCAAGCAGATCGCTCGCTGCCTCAGCAGCTCTCATTTCCAG